In Elusimicrobiaceae bacterium, the following proteins share a genomic window:
- a CDS encoding type II and III secretion system protein — MKSTVKITLLVLLMALACPAAFAKKTRLVAVSADVVEIGGTMTSAKGFEWNQIFDFEEANIPGILSLGEFQRKTAVITRLRLSETEGRAQVLSNPKIVTASGNAAKITVGGKVPIPVVNNQGVGSQLEEYGILLNVLPTIIPERGNIIDLQVQLSVSTVDYSRTVSVGTATAPSFTNRDVETHVELNSGETLVIGGLKSSYRNVSENRVPFLGRIPLLGLLFKYKDVTEEQRSLFLFITVEVVE, encoded by the coding sequence ATGAAATCTACGGTTAAAATTACTTTGTTGGTTTTGTTAATGGCCTTGGCGTGCCCGGCGGCATTTGCCAAGAAGACGCGTCTGGTGGCTGTGAGTGCTGACGTGGTGGAAATCGGCGGAACGATGACCTCAGCAAAAGGGTTTGAGTGGAACCAAATCTTTGACTTTGAAGAGGCCAATATTCCCGGTATTTTGTCTTTGGGCGAATTCCAACGTAAAACAGCTGTGATTACCCGTTTGCGTTTGTCTGAAACCGAAGGCCGCGCTCAAGTGCTTTCCAACCCTAAGATTGTCACGGCTTCTGGTAATGCAGCCAAAATCACCGTAGGTGGTAAAGTGCCTATACCGGTGGTAAATAATCAAGGTGTCGGATCTCAGTTGGAAGAGTATGGTATCTTGCTGAACGTTTTGCCTACTATCATTCCGGAAAGAGGCAACATCATTGACTTACAGGTGCAGTTATCCGTTTCTACGGTAGACTATTCTCGTACGGTGTCTGTAGGTACGGCTACCGCTCCTTCTTTTACCAACCGTGATGTAGAAACTCACGTTGAACTGAACAGCGGTGAAACATTGGTAATCGGCGGATTGAAAAGCAGTTATCGCAACGTCAGTGAAAACCGTGTGCCTTTCTTAGGACGTATCCCTTTGTTGGGCCTTTTGTTTAAATACAAAGACGTCACCGAAGAGCAAAGATCTCTCTTCCTGTTTATTACTGTTGAAGTGGTGGAATAA